CCGTCCTTGAGCACCAGCGTCGGGCTCATGCTGCTGCGCGGACGCTTGCCCGGCTCGGGGGTGTTGGCGTGCGGCACGTCCGCCTTCGGCGGCACGTCGAAGTCCGTCAGCTCGTTGTTGAGCAGGAAGCCGTAGCCGGGCACCACCATGCCGTTGCCGCCCTCGTACTCGATGCTGCACGTGTACGCGACGACGTTGCCCGCCTGGTCCGAGGTGGTGATGTGCGTCGTCTCCCGGTTGGGGATGTCCAGCGGGGACGGGGCGAGCGCGGCCAGCATGGGCGCGGAGGACGGCCCAGCGGCGGCCCGGAGGGGGCTGGGGTCCTTCTGGAAGGCGAACGGATTGCCCGCGGGCACTTCGCCCGGGGCGGCCTTCGTGGCGGAGATCGCCTTGCGCCGCTCGGCGGCATAGTCCTTGGAGAGCAGCCCCGCGACGGGCACCTCCACGAACTCGGGATCCGCGACGTAGGCGGTCCGGTCCGCGAAGGCCAGCCGCGACGCCTCGAGGTAGCGGTGCAGGAAGTCCACCCGGCCCAGGGCCGAGGGCGCATAGCCCTCCAGCAGGTTCAGGGCCAGCTCCACGGCGATGCCGCCGCTCGACGGGGCGCCCATGCCATAGAGGGTGTAGCCCCGGTAGGTGCTCTTCACCGGCTCGCGGATGCGCGCCTCGTAGTCCGCGAGATCCGACAGCGTCATCACCCCGGGCCGCACCGTGTGCCCGGCCCCGGGGGCCACCGGGGGATGGGCCACCGTCTCCACGATGGCCCGGGCGATCTCCCCCCGGTAGAAGGCGCGGCTTCCGTCCTTCGCCACCAGCCGGTAGGTCTTCGCCAGGTCCGGGTTGCGGAAGGTGGAGCCCACGGGGGCCGGCTGCCCGGCGGCGGGCAGGAACAACTGGGCCGAGCTGGAGAACAGCTTGAAGCGCTCGGCGTTGCGCGAGGTCTGCTCGAAGAAGGTCTGATCCACCTCGAAGCCCTGCTCCGCGACGCGGATGGCGGGCTGGAGCACCTCGGCGAGCCCCCGGGTGCCGTAGCGCGAGAGCGCCACCTCCCAGCCCTGCACCATGCCCGGCACGCCCGTGGACACGCCGCTGGTCATCACCTCGGGAAAGGGGATGGGCGTGCCTTCCGAATAGAAGAGGGCGCGGCTCGACGCCCGGGGCGCCATCTCGCGGTGCTCCACGGTGATGACGCGCTGGTCCTCGGCCCGGTAGATGACCATGAAGCCCCC
Above is a genomic segment from Stigmatella erecta containing:
- the ggt gene encoding gamma-glutamyltransferase, which gives rise to MRRHLIAAGAGWLLTVSCTHGKAATSEESFSSSPVSAPTPTPEATGRGGAAATVDVRATSAAIEILKGGGNAVDAAVAAAGVLGATDLYSCGIGGGGFMVIYRAEDQRVITVEHREMAPRASSRALFYSEGTPIPFPEVMTSGVSTGVPGMVQGWEVALSRYGTRGLAEVLQPAIRVAEQGFEVDQTFFEQTSRNAERFKLFSSSAQLFLPAAGQPAPVGSTFRNPDLAKTYRLVAKDGSRAFYRGEIARAIVETVAHPPVAPGAGHTVRPGVMTLSDLADYEARIREPVKSTYRGYTLYGMGAPSSGGIAVELALNLLEGYAPSALGRVDFLHRYLEASRLAFADRTAYVADPEFVEVPVAGLLSKDYAAERRKAISATKAAPGEVPAGNPFAFQKDPSPLRAAAGPSSAPMLAALAPSPLDIPNRETTHITTSDQAGNVVAYTCSIEYEGGNGMVVPGYGFLLNNELTDFDVPPKADVPHANTPEPGKRPRSSMSPTLVLKDGAPVFALGSPGGSSIITTVLQTLVNHLDLGMPVLEAVAAPRVSQRNLPDGTSQAEPGFIASPEGVALQAKGHVFTDVGPIGALTGLRFHPDGTVTAVAEPQRRGGGSAMVVEPVQRPGN